A single window of Hyla sarda isolate aHylSar1 chromosome 2, aHylSar1.hap1, whole genome shotgun sequence DNA harbors:
- the C2H1orf74 gene encoding UPF0739 protein C1orf74 homolog gives MSLIPDLFSAAKQHLKGCKKSFALRLAAQILAVECGLKPCFLYDLSAADILQVQRYLKELHQIGFIQGPLHIINVEGTILIINVPRAASYLAMLLNSRELHVIDVSATLSHPEVLAQDRLGSIQSQLSDLLTLLTPYQSELPGTISVADIPSTEWNLCTIFGFLLHYPTVYWFDTTRNFENCLSFAPLKHVSVETTCSTIGLHKLQVYSFSIPESVYHTVQLFLQAWTESLKDTFGGQCHFTDLNIIMETVTLPAVAL, from the coding sequence ATGTCTCTGATCCCTGACCTGTTCTCTGCTGCTAAACAACATCTGAAAGGATGCAAAAAGTCTTTTGCACTAAGGCTTGCTGCTCAAATCCTGGCTGTAGAGTGTGGCTTAAAGCCATGCTTCCTTTATGACTTAAGTGCAGCGGACATCCTGCAAGTCCAAAGATATCTCAAGGAGCTTCATCAGATTGGTTTCATTCAGGGGCCTTTACATATTATTAACGTGGAAGGAACTATACTTATCATCAATGTGCCAAGGGCAGCCTCTTACTTAGCGATGCTTCTAAATAGTAGGGAGTTACATGTAATAGATGTCTCTGCTACACTCAGCCACCCTGAAGTGTTGGCCCAAGATCGTCTTGGGAGTATACAGTCCCAACTTTCTGACCTACTGACACTGCTAACACCTTACCAGAGTGAGCTACCAGGAACCATTTCTGTGGCGGACATCCCTTCTACAGAGTGGAATCTGTGCACCATATTTGGTTTCCTCCTGCATTACCCTACTGTCTACTGGTTTGACACCACCAGGAACTTTGAGAACTGTTTGTCATTTGCGCCACTGAAACATGTCTCTGTAGAGACTACATGTTCCACAATAGGACTCCATAAACTGCAGGTATATTCTTTCAGTATTCCAGAGTCGGTCTACCATACTGTGCAGTTGTTTTTACAGGCCTGGACTGAGAGTTTAAAGGACACATTTGGTGGACAATGTCACTTTACAGACCTGAACATTATTATGGAAACAGTAACATTACCAGCTGTGGCTCTCTGA